The following coding sequences lie in one Leptospira stimsonii genomic window:
- a CDS encoding phosphatidate cytidylyltransferase produces MGETSKRIASAAVLVVFYLFMIFYADFYYLQSYLILLLGGYIGIKEFYNLADRGDEGRPFRGTGTFFMFVILTFYYFRFIASQNKFEPPIFFLQYIKYFVPPFDPVPVAFLLLFIVIFTLQITRRPLDGAIFSVSSTFLGVFYTAVPLGHLLLLLGMGQGIYYIILVSVITFLTDAGAYFGGRWFGRHPAGLAISPKKTWEGYATGIVTAIVSVFIFNAIWENSTGNRSPISGVEVFLISIIISLVSVIGDLLESAMKRDAKIKDSGSLIPGHGGVLDLADALLITIPVLYYYLQIKGNLGFQV; encoded by the coding sequence ATGGGTGAAACATCCAAAAGAATCGCGTCTGCCGCGGTATTAGTAGTATTTTATCTTTTTATGATATTCTATGCGGATTTTTATTATCTGCAGTCTTATTTGATTCTTCTTTTGGGCGGTTATATAGGAATCAAAGAATTCTATAATTTGGCGGATCGAGGCGACGAAGGACGACCGTTTCGAGGAACGGGAACATTCTTTATGTTCGTCATTCTTACGTTTTATTATTTCCGATTCATCGCGTCTCAGAACAAGTTCGAACCTCCGATTTTCTTTCTTCAATACATCAAATACTTTGTGCCTCCGTTCGATCCGGTTCCGGTTGCGTTTCTTCTTTTGTTCATCGTCATCTTTACTCTTCAGATCACCAGACGCCCGTTAGACGGCGCGATCTTTTCCGTATCTTCCACGTTTCTCGGTGTGTTTTATACCGCGGTTCCTCTCGGACATCTTCTTCTTCTTTTGGGAATGGGGCAGGGGATCTACTATATCATCCTCGTTTCCGTGATCACATTCCTTACGGACGCGGGCGCGTATTTTGGAGGAAGATGGTTCGGTCGACATCCGGCGGGCCTTGCGATCTCTCCGAAAAAAACCTGGGAAGGTTACGCGACTGGGATTGTGACCGCGATCGTTTCCGTTTTTATCTTCAACGCGATCTGGGAGAATTCCACGGGAAACCGTTCTCCGATCTCCGGAGTAGAAGTCTTTTTGATTTCGATCATCATTTCTCTCGTGAGCGTGATCGGGGACTTACTCGAGTCCGCGATGAAACGCGACGCAAAGATCAAGGATTCCGGTTCTCTGATTCCGGGACACGGCGGGGTTTTGGATCTGGCCGACGCTCTTTTGATCACGATTCCAGTGTTGTATTATTATCTCCAAATCAAGGGGAATCTTGGTTTCCAAGTCTAA
- a CDS encoding isoprenyl transferase has protein sequence MDGNGRWATARGKSRSEGHREGSLAIDRLMDASLELGLQNISLYAFSTENWKRPIPEIRSIFNLLIEFIETRLDTIHARGIKIHHSGSRKRLTRGVLDKIDFAIDKTKKNKNLTVNFCLNYGSRDELLKAAQEVFLERKRSKVSFEKPLKEKELEKFLYTSTLPPVDLLIRTAGEQRLSNFLLWQSAYAELYFTDTLWPDFDKNSLVDSLKWYETRTRKFGGLENG, from the coding sequence ATGGACGGCAACGGTCGCTGGGCCACCGCTCGCGGAAAGTCAAGGTCCGAAGGGCACCGGGAAGGTTCTCTTGCGATCGATCGTTTGATGGACGCAAGTCTCGAACTCGGTCTTCAGAATATTTCCCTCTATGCGTTTTCTACGGAGAATTGGAAACGCCCGATCCCAGAAATTCGCTCCATCTTCAACCTTCTCATCGAATTTATAGAAACGCGACTGGATACGATTCACGCAAGAGGAATCAAAATCCATCACTCGGGTTCGCGTAAACGGCTGACTCGGGGTGTTTTGGACAAGATCGACTTTGCAATTGATAAAACGAAAAAGAATAAGAATCTCACCGTAAACTTCTGTTTGAATTACGGATCGAGGGATGAACTCTTAAAAGCGGCCCAAGAGGTTTTTTTAGAAAGAAAACGTTCGAAAGTCTCTTTTGAAAAGCCGTTGAAAGAAAAAGAACTCGAAAAATTTTTATATACGTCCACCCTTCCTCCCGTAGATTTACTGATCAGAACGGCCGGAGAACAAAGACTTTCTAATTTTCTACTTTGGCAGTCCGCTTACGCGGAACTGTATTTCACCGATACTCTCTGGCCCGACTTTGACAAAAATTCACTGGTGGATTCCTTAAAATGGTATGAAACCAGAACCCGGAAATTCGGAGGATTGGAGAATGGGTGA